In the genome of Candidatus Rokuibacteriota bacterium, the window ATGGCCTGGTAGATCAGGCCGGAGTAGAAGTCCACGTTGGGGTAGAGCTTGCGCGTGACGAAGTAGTCGTCCTCGAGCGCGATCCGCTCCAGCTCCAGCGCGATCGGGAGGAGCGGGTTGGGCTTCGTCACCGCGAAGACCTCGTCGGCCAGCCGCTTGACGAGCTTCGCCCGGGGATCGTAGTTCTTGTAGACCCGGTGGCCGAAGCCCATCAGCTTCGCCTCGCCGGCCTTGACCCTCC includes:
- a CDS encoding citrate (Si)-synthase, whose protein sequence is RVKAGEAKLMGFGHRVYKNYDPRAKLVKRLADEVFAVTKPNPLLPIALELERIALEDDYFVTRKLYPNVDFYSGLIYQAMGFPVEMFPVLFAIPRTSGWLAQWLEMLADPEQKIARPRQLYLGLPGRDYVGIGKREPEEELV